In Oryza sativa Japonica Group chromosome 2, ASM3414082v1, the following are encoded in one genomic region:
- the LOC107276277 gene encoding calcineurin B-like protein 7: MGCISSKQFKRAAEHEDPAILAKETTFSVSEVEALYELFKKISHSIFKDGLIHKEEFQLALFRNSNKKNLFADRIFDLFDLKRNGVIDFGEFVRSLNIFHPETPLAEKIAFAFRLYDLRGTGYIEREELYEMVLAILNESDLLLSDDAVEQIVDQTFKQADLNSDGKIDPDEWKAFASKNPALLKNMTLPYLKDITMAFPSFVLNSGVDDEEL; the protein is encoded by the exons ATGGGCTGCATATCATCAAAGCAGTTCAAACGAGCTGCAGAGCATGAGGATCCTGCTATCCTGGCCAAAGAGACCACAT TTTCTGTGAGTGAGGTGGAGGCCCTGTATGAGCTGTTCAAGAAGATAAGCCATTCCATATTCAAAGATGGGCTTATTCACAAG GAGGAGTTCCAGCTAGCACTCTTCAGGAACAGCAACAAGAAGAACCTTTTCGCCGATCGG ATATTTGATCTCTTTGATCTTAAGCGCAATGGTGTTATTGATTTCGGGGAGTTTGTTCGATCCCTCAACATTTTTCACCCGGAAACGCCTTTGGCAGAGAAGATTGCCT TTGCATTTAGATTGTATGATCTGAGAGGAACTGGATACATCGAACGTGAAGAG TTGTACGAAATGGTGCTCGCCATTCTGAATGAATCAGATCTGCTCCTTTCTGATGACGCTGTTGAGCAGATTGTGGATCAG ACGTTCAAGCAAGCAGACTTAAACAGCGACGGGAAGATCGACCCGGATGAATGGAAGGCGTTCGCAAGTAAAAACCCTGCTTTGCTGAAGAACATGACCCTCCCATACCTGAA GGACATAACAATGGCATTCCCCAGTTTTGTTCTCAACTCTGGAGTTGATGATGAAGAGTTGTAG